In the Uranotaenia lowii strain MFRU-FL chromosome 1, ASM2978415v1, whole genome shotgun sequence genome, GCTCCGTTCTTCAGTCAGTTGCCCCAACGAAAGAACCCCGCTACAACACACCAGATCATCATCAGCCAAGAACCCAATCAGCAAGCTACACAACGTTTAAGTCCTCAAACCAGTGTCCATTTTGTAGTGAAACGTGGCACTCACCGTTTCACTGCCAGAGATTCCTTCGATTGAAGATATCAGAACGTGTTGAAGCCGCCAATCGAAGTCGAGTTTGCAGAAATTGCCTGCAGCCTGGTCATTTTGCGACGAACTGCACTCGTAGCAGTTGTCGGTTGTGTCAACAAAAGCATCACACTATGTTGCATGCTACGCGATCCTCCGTTCCAAATCCGTCAATATCGAGACTCAGTCAACTGTCAAACGCACAACCTATTAATCAAGAAAGCACCCATATTTATCCACAGCAAGCATATCAACAGCAAAGACAACAAACCATGCCAATAGTTACGGAAACACACACTCAACCACAACATGCAACACACAATTCACCAAACACAACCACACAAATCAATTCACCTATGCCAAGCACAAGCCAAAGTTACGTAGCATTACCTGTTAAGCCTGCATCAAATACTCTGCTCCCTACCGCTCTTGTCAAGATCAAAGACCGCTACGGTAACGCTCTGATTGCAAGAGCCCTGCTGGACTCTTGTTCGCAACATTGTCTGATGACAGAAGAGTTTTCGAGAAAGCTGAAGCTCGAAGAAACACCCACGTTTTTGTCAGTTCAGGGTATTGGGTCATCTGAGTCAGTGTCAACGAAGACCATACACGCTGAAGTCTGCTCACGTGCACCAAAAATCTCCAAATTCCAAGAAACCATACAGTTTTTCGTGTTGCCTAAACTAACCCCACATTTACCATCGACATCGTTTGATCCTCCGTCCATGTCACTCCCAGATTCCGCCTTGCTAGCCGATCCTTACTTCTACGAGTCAAGGCGGATCGATATTGTCATTGGTGCCGAGTACTACTTGGAGTTGTTGAAGAATAAGGGAAGAAAGGTCACGAAGAATGGTCCCACGCTTCACAATTCGGTTTTTGGTTGGATTGTGTCAGGTCGAGTGGTCGAATCTCCGCAAAAAGTTTCCCATACCCCAGTCTGTTCGTCAAGCACTTACAGAAGCAGCTCACATGGCTCTAGAAGCTGGAAATATGTCGCGTTGAGACCGCAAACTGAATTGAAAAACCCACAGTCAGAAACGAAGAAGTACGGTTTGTCACTACCCTCCCAAAGAATGAGTCAGTCGAATGAATATGAACAAAAAGTCAGATTGCGTCAGATATTCTCAGGATCAAGCTCTTGTCTGAAGTAATGAAATCAGTAGGAATTAGGTTAAGAAAGTCGTATCGATTGAGTCAGAAACTCTTACTGAGAAACCGATGGAATTTCCCTATCTTATCTCGTATTGCTTGACAAAACAATTACCTAGTCATGCATGTTAAGCTGCGACTATTTTGAATATGCTCAATTTCCTCAAGCCTTTTAGTGAAGCccaatttattcaaaacccACATCGGTTAAGGTTGCTCTGCATTATCTGTTGTTGTAAGGGAGCATGAAGTTTCCAACGGAATGCTTACATGTTAAAGTTAAGTCCGCATAAGCATTACAAGTCATATTGATTGAAGTTTCCTCCTGCCGCCTTAAGTATCATATAGCTTGAAGAATCATACACTCTTGAGAATCTTATCATTTGAAAAACTACCTCATACCGCATGAAGCATAACATCGCTTTAAGAATCTTCGAGATTGACATATCAGTCGCATTTTAAAAGAAGTAGAACTAATCCCTCAGGCCTGAACCGTACGCCTAAAATATTGGCGAGCTTTGTTAAAGGATGGAGGTCCCTGAAGATGGGATGTTAAGGGATGTCATCACTCTACCAAAAATCATCAGACGTCGTAACGAGCGTAGGCGGAAGCCATGTGCTTCCGCAACCAGGGAAGTCTCTGTTTATTTTAGCGGCTTTCATAATATTAAGCACTCTTCTTATGCATTCAGGAATCCCTCCATCGGTCGATGGAGGTTCAACACCAAACACCCACGAAGCCATCGATCAGCACCAAGACGAGCATACCCACGTCCGTGTGCCAGGTCCATATGCTAGCAGAAGGCCGTTAGTCCGTTGGTGCAGCGCCCGTGAGCAACAAATCTAGCTGCGTGTCGACAGCTTCACACAGCCACACAGCTGCAGTCGACAGCCACACAACATGAGAAACAGCAGCCAGCTAGACCCATTGCACTCATCTCCTGGCCTTCCCCGGTTCGTGTCCACTTAAGAAGGCTCTGGGGGTCCATATGCTGATCCGTCTGTGTGCTGCCAACCTTCAGCTTGCTTTCGTCACCTCACACCACTTGAGCCAGCCGACATACCTGTGCGCAATTTGTGCCCACAAACCAGATCCAGTTGCATCGCTTCTCAAGAGACCCAACCGCAGCAATGCAGCTGATTCAGAGCGACGTTGGTCGTTTCAGGTCCACCACAGACTAGCAAGGCAATAGATCTAGTCTCAACCAAGTTGAGGCCAGCCGCTTATAATTCGAATCCATGCAGCTCATCTGATGCTGTCTATGATACAGCGACCCAACCATAGCCAATCTGCAGCAAAACCTAcggttgaaataaaaatgcctAAGTGACAACGACAAATTCCAGTCAATGATGGTTCGTTACTTACCTTGTCACTTCAATTGCTTGAGCCTCTGTGAGCATCCGATCCTGCGTCAACCTCGTCAACCCAGTCGGTCGAATCCGGTCGTTTCGACAATTCATAATCGCACGAGGAAATGAGAGctgcaaacaaaaaacaatcaacgTCACACACCATTGCCACTATCGAAGACAATTTCACCGACGGAAAGTTCAGATCGCCAATACAATTTCACGGATCTTCGAGGTTTGCAATGCATGTATTCCTTACCTTGGCAGTTCCAGGTCCGAAGCATCCAAGTAGCACCTAGCCAGCATCCAGCAGTAACACAAATATCCTCCAAATTGGAAAATCTTCCGTTCCCAGCGAGTGGCTCCAGTTCGGCGTTTCCCCCTGCAAAACAACACTACCCATACTACACTACACTAAACATATAGGAGAAAACTGAAACGTACGAATTAGTGATCAAAACAGAACACAAAATCAATATGCACATTCCAACTTATATGTACCGTTAGAAAAtgaaatttgcacagttttatTCCATGCCAACACACATCGGATTATTGTAAACATTTACCGTTAGTATTGTATTGAAATGAgatttcaaggcgggcggcataTGTTTGAGTATAATCTCACCGCTCAATAGTGTTAGTAGGGCAGAGTAAAACATCGCAGAACGTCAAAGTCAGATCCAtccgaaagtgatctaaaaagGCTTTCGGATGGATATAAGCTCTGTTCACTGCTCGAATGGAAGCTTTTTGCCACTTGAAATTTAATACTTGTACAAATTATGAATGTGTGTATAATATTAGTAGGAAGGTTTTTTGATTATATTCAATCCTCATTTTCGTAGCATACCATACACTTGTAAAGAGTTCAGTCCAAACCAATCCGCCGTGTACTACACATCGCAAATAAAACCCCCCCAATTATCGAACCGAAAATAAAACTTGTCGTTTTAAGTTTCTTAACCAAATCGTCGCGAGTTTTCTAAGTTTGTCCGAAATAGTGTTCCGGTTCCAAAACAACACGTTCACAAATAATGGAGTGATTCATAGAAATTTTCTATTAGAAAATCTCAAGGTGAATAAAAACATCTATATTCCAACTCAAAGATTCATTGTTTGTCAAAATTGGAAATACAAAGATGACTTCAGGGTTTTTagcatttaaaaacattttatttttcgcaTAAGTGGCTCTATTCTTTCTTTTAAAGAGCAATCCCAGAGGGTCAAATCTAGTATACAAATTTAGACTACTGATTGTCCGAAGCAAGTAAACGCGACATTCCTTCCCTCCCAtgaaagttcagaaaaagcaagcgagactcaacactaaaaattttaaaatctcaatCTTATTTTGA is a window encoding:
- the LOC129759571 gene encoding uncharacterized protein LOC129759571; its protein translation is MAKNVQLKLLQKRERQIVLLMDSVDRFVQNYNPERDECQISSRLEALEPVFNEFQEVRSKIETIVLESEEKKGKELYGDAKDEAEAQREEENDMLLLSFQERFFQLKGALSNLQHKHEQAPNDNSSHHQGHANMGSRVKLPEIRLPSFSGKLREWVSFRDSFQSLIHNNGQLAPMEKFSYLRSSLSGEALEEVLSIELSDVNYTVAWEILTARYENKKLIVKAYLDALFSLEPIRKESFESINNLISEFEKNLLMLQKVGEDTDGWSTILAHMLYTRLDSVTLRSWETQHNCKEVPKYEDMRKFLRNYCSVLQSVAPTKEPRYNTPDHHQPRTQSASYTTFKSSNQCPFCSETWHSPFHCQRFLRLKISERVEAANRSRVCRNCLQPGHFATNCTRSSCRLCQQKHHTMLHATRSSVPNPSISRLSQLSNAQPINQESTHIYPQQAYQQQRQQTMPIVTETHTQPQHATHNSPNTTTQINSPMPSTSQSYVALPVKPASNTLLPTALVKIKDRYGNALIARALLDSCSQHCLMTEEFSRKLKLEETPTFLSVQGIGSSESVSTKTIHAEVCSRAPKISKFQETIQFFVLPKLTPHLPSTSFDPPSMSLPDSALLADPYFYESRRIDIVIGAEYYLELLKNKGRKVTKNGPTLHNSVFGWIVSGRVVESPQKVSHTPVCSSSTYRSSSHGSRSWKYVALRPQTELKNPQSETKKYGIPPSVDGGSTPNTHEAIDQHQDEHTHVRVPGPYASRRPLVRWCSAREQQI